The following nucleotide sequence is from Eremothecium cymbalariae DBVPG#7215 chromosome 6, complete sequence.
CGAAAACGGTCAGTTATTTGTTTCCCGTGCTAAGAAGTCCAGGGATAAGATTGCTAAAATCGGTATTGATTTCATTACAGACGATGATATTATATTAGTTCATGGGTTTTCAAGAGCCgtttcttctcttttgagtTACGCTGCAGAGAAGCTTATAAGGTTTAGATGCGTTGTTACGGAGGCTAGACCTACTCAACAAGGCACACTGCTATACAACTTACTTAAAAATAAAGGTATACCAGTAACCATGGTAGTAGATAGTGCTGTTGGTTCTATTATTCACAAGATCGATAAGGTATTTGTCGGGGCTGAAGGTGTAGCCGAATCTGGTGGCATTATTAATCTCATTGGTACATATTCTGTGGGCGTACTTGCAAAAAATGCGAGAAAACCATTCTATGTCGTTAGTGAGTCCCACAAGTTCGTTCGTATGTTCCCACTATCTCCGGATGACTTACCAGTAGAGAGAGATCCATTGGACTTCACTCGGAATGATGAACCTGAATTGTTACGTAGCCCACTAATCGATTATACTTCCCATGAACACATTACTGCACTAATCACAGACCTGGATGTGTTAACTCCAAGCGCGGTTTCAGAAGAATTGATTAAAATGTGGTACGACTAAGGTTTCCTTGTTTAGAAATCTGGTTATAGgattatatatttacaaaacGTAAAAATGAACACAAAGCATATCTCCctgaaaaatcaaactgATCTATAATAGCTTTCCCAGATATGCCAGGCTTTCATGTTTCGGAATTAGAGCTTCGCGTGATTCTTCAGTGGTGACCTCAGCTAAAAAGCTCTCAAAAGTATCTTCCTTCCAAACCAATTCCTTACTAACTTCATCCTCAGCAATTCTATGAGCTAGCAAAGACCCTCCTAATCTTCCTTGATTTGCTTCATTAGAACTTTTCACAGACATGGTCACCACTTGAGCCCTTTGTTTGGTCCCACTAGCACCGTTCATAACATTTTGTATATTTGCGTCCTCATGCTTTctttgctgttgtttttggtcaatatatttaaagtATGGTCTTATCTGTGCTACCTTTTCAACAGGCATTAAATACAGCTGGCCATCATGCATCAACCCCACGTACTGACCCTCATTAGAGACACCAACACCCTTGAGTGTCTGAACTTTAACGTCATCCCAGTCCTCCTTAGCACGATCCTGATTGTAAAATACATCAGTGTTAAGTGGAATATCCAGCTCCAATAAACTACTATGTTCCTTATACCGAACTTGTGACACCGGTAGATGGTTCACAAACCTTTTGCCCAATTTCTTGGACTTATTTGCATACTGCAGAACATGTATTGGGCACGGACCGTGTGTTATATTTAACGGTATTTCTCGAACAACTGGATCATTGaaatcttcctcatcaagACCGTAGTCCGGGCCCTCTTCTTTTATAGAAGGAGCCATAACATCCTGTAAAACAGCATCACCGTCTTCTTCGAGGACGAATAAATTCTTCTCCATAACTACCAAATACCCACTAATAATAGCTCGTCAGAAACCCCAAGATGGTTATGTCACTAGCAAAGGTACTATATTTCTATGGCTTCCATTCAATTTAAAGAGAGGTATTTAAGGTATTGCTTTTTTCgatgaaaaaaaatttcgaAGAGGTTTTAAAAGCATTTGGAGATGAGATGACCTAGTTAAATGTACATTAGATAGAGCCAAAATTCAAGTATCAATCACTATAAAACAACGTATAATATAGTTATGAGTGACGATGATGGAATGATGTTAGTGAATTTCACCACTGGTGATAATGGTGGTTATTCAAAGCCTGCACGGCAAGTAAAGGTAATTGGTGGTAAGTGGAAGGACCGCAGAAAGCTGAAGATGAGGCTTGAAGGTAAGTCTCATGTTGTGAAGAGGTCATTACATGATGATCAGGAGACCTCCAGTTCTGTTGATGGTGGTGGCTCGGCTGATAAAGAGCATCAGGCCAAGAGACCGACGCGACGCGAACATACAATTAATGCTGTAGATTCTGCGCCTGTTCCTGCACATAACAATTCAACTCGATCAGGACCCATTCAGATAAATTCGCAGAGGGTTTCCTCTTTGTTCACTTCTAACAGAGAGATTACTACTTCATTTGACACAAGCGAGCAGGTCGCGGAATCGGAAGTTACTCCTTCGAATGCTCCCCTGTTACTGGATTCTTTTGAGTCATTGGGCATTACTAGTCCTCTGGTGTCCCATCTTTCTGAAAAAATGCACGTCAGCAAACCTACAAGAATCCAAAAGCTTGCCATTCCAAACTTTCTCGTCTGCCGCAATGACTTGTTCATTCACGCTCAAACTGGATCAGGTAAGACGCTAGCATTTTTGTTGCCAATCTTCCAAAAGATACTATCCATGGAAGAGCAGATCGACCGACACAGTGGCTGCTTTGCAATGATTATTGCACCTACCAGAGAGCTTGCATCACAGATCTACAATGTGGCTAGCACATTGGCAGGTTGCTGTCATTATTTGGTTCCGTGCCTATTAGTTGGTGgtgaaagaaagaaatcaGAAAAGGCTAGGTTGAGGAAAGGTgcaaattttattattg
It contains:
- the GCN3 gene encoding translation initiation factor eIF2B subunit alpha (similar to Ashbya gossypii AFR084C) — encoded protein: MSTNFNITKTYLKFLEDDNEMTMPIAAIEALVTMLKVKNPSTSAEMINSVKSSTLELTTSIPNSISLRAGCDIFMRFVLKNTHLYGDWESCKQHLIENGQLFVSRAKKSRDKIAKIGIDFITDDDIILVHGFSRAVSSLLSYAAEKLIRFRCVVTEARPTQQGTLLYNLLKNKGIPVTMVVDSAVGSIIHKIDKVFVGAEGVAESGGIINLIGTYSVGVLAKNARKPFYVVSESHKFVRMFPLSPDDLPVERDPLDFTRNDEPELLRSPLIDYTSHEHITALITDLDVLTPSAVSEELIKMWYD
- the RPC37 gene encoding DNA-directed RNA polymerase III subunit C37 (similar to Ashbya gossypii AFR083W) — translated: MEKNLFVLEEDGDAVLQDVMAPSIKEEGPDYGLDEEDFNDPVVREIPLNITHGPCPIHVLQYANKSKKLGKRFVNHLPVSQVRYKEHSSLLELDIPLNTDVFYNQDRAKEDWDDVKVQTLKGVGVSNEGQYVGLMHDGQLYLMPVEKVAQIRPYFKYIDQKQQQRKHEDANIQNVMNGASGTKQRAQVVTMSVKSSNEANQGRLGGSLLAHRIAEDEVSKELVWKEDTFESFLAEVTTEESREALIPKHESLAYLGKLL